The Paenibacillus sp. 481 DNA window TTTTTCGAAATACACTCTGGCGCTTGAGCTATTTCTATCACTTTCTGCTCTCACATTTGAAGCAGACTGAGTCGCATGGCCGTTGAGTGTGAACTCTCTGGAGCTAGCAGATAGCACGTTCTGTGAGCCTCTTCCGTCCGCTACCGTCAATACGAACACACGGTACGAAACGCCTGATACAATGTGATTCCCTCTTACATCTCTTGTCGAATCTGACAATGGATATCTAACAGAATTACCATTGCCTTGTCTTGATACTGAAGTGTAATTGCCACTGTATACGCCATTTGCTTCAGACAATTGGAATGGCTGATCGGAACGCACAACCATTACACGGTATTCAGCTACGTTCGACTCATTAGGTGCTGCATTGAATGTAACTTCAATGTCGCGTGCTGTGCCGTAATTGCTTACTGTATATGCGGCTACATTCGTAACTGCACCTACAGTAGAATGGCCTGTTAATTCAACTTCATTTGAAGAAGAAGACAGTGCGTTTCGACTTGAGGAATAACTATCACCCATCGATAATACAAAAGCCTTGTACTTGACACCGCTTCTAATTTCGTGACCGTCTACATCTCGGGCATCCGCACGAAGTGTCACTCGAATATCACTGCCTGTTTTATTCACATACGTGTAATTCAGACTGTGCGCGCGCTCTGCATCTGTCAGATTAAATTGATTTGCATTCCATGACTTCACGAGCATTACACGGTAGTGACTAATGTTTGATTCGTTGGCGGCTTTTTGGAATGATACTTCCAAGTCCGATGCATTATTGTAATCATGAATATCTCTTACATGTACATTTGTTGCCGTTCCGGTATTCGAGTGGCCTGACAACTGAATGGAACTGGAAGCAGATGATAATCCATTGGAATAATTGTTGTAGCCCATTGCCAATACAAATACTTGATACGTTTCTCCAGCTCTAATCAAGTTACCATCTGTGTCGCGCGTGCTAGCTGACAGCGTCGTCGTATAATAGCTGTTATTATGACTGTATCTTCTGTCTACTTCCGTAAAATTCCCACTACTTACATTGTTCGCATCTGACAAGTTGAAATTGCCTGAACGCCATGATTTCACAACCATGATCCGATAATTTCTAATGTTCGACTCATCTGAAGATCGATTGAACGAAACTTCCAAATCACGACCATCGCCATAGTCAGCAATGTCGCGCGCTGTTACGTAAGTTGGCGCGTTCGTACTGGAATTGTTCTGCGACAACGTTATCGAATGAGAAGCCGTTGACAATGTATTGCTGTTATTGTTTCTATCGTTCGAAACCGCCATAACGAATACTTGGTAGTTCTCTCCGTTACGGATGGAATGGCCTTGAGTATCTTGCGTGCTGGATGACAATGTTACCTTGTAGTCGGAATAACCCGACTTCGACACATCGTAATACCTTGAGCTAGACGCATTGTTAGCATCGCTCAGATTGAAGTTGGATGCATCACGTTGTCTAACGACAAAGACGCGGTAATAGCTTATTTTTGACTCATCAGATGGACGGCTGAAATGAACTTGCAAGTCGCGGCCATCGCCATGATTGCTTACATCTTCGACTTTCGAAATCGTAGGCACTCCAATCGAGTGGCTCAACGTAAATGTAGGTCCTTGCGTCAGCTTATTCGAATACTGACTTGAACTATTACTTACGGACAATATGAATACTTGATAAGTGACCCCGCCTTGAATGTAGCTGCCAGACGTGTCACGAGCTGACGAACTTAACGTAGTGGACATCGTCGAGTTGCCGTTTTTGTTCAAGATCGAGTAGTTCGAGCTTGATACTGCATTTGCAGCCGACAAATCGAATCTGTGCGCATCACTTGATTTCACAAGCATAATGCGATAGTTCGACAGTTGATCCTCTTGCTGCGCTTTGGAGAAGCTTACCCATACATCACGTCCATCTCCATAATCACTGCGATCTGAAGCTTGGATATTCGAGACACCTAACACAGAGCTACCCTCAGTGAGCGAAATCGTCTGTGAAGGATTAGAAAGACCGTAATTTCTGCCATTGGTTCCGTCCGTTAATACAAATACTTTGTAGGATTGATTAGCCCGCAACAGATCACCGTCTACATCCCTTGTACTTGAAGTCAAGGAAAGGGAATGATCGCTGCCGTTCTTATAGACAGATGTATAATTACTGTAAGAAACCGAGCGTGCTGTTGATGTGAAGAAATTGGATGCTTTCTCTGATTTCACAACCATAACTCGGTACTGACTCACGCTGCTCTCATTCGATGCTCTGGAGAAATTGACCGAAATATCACGCCCGTCTCCCTTATTTCCAGATACATGAGCATTTACGCTCGTTACTGAAGTGAAGTTGTCATAATGGTCTGTAGGTGGTTTGTAGCCTCCGTTGTTTCCACCGGACCCGCCAGATGAATGATCACTAGGTGTAGTTACATATACCGTATTAGACTGCATCCACACCCTAGCTCCCATGGACTCGGAAACGAATCGAATTGGGACCAATGTTCTCCCTCGTTTCGTTTGTGCGGGAACATCTAGCTTTACAGTGCGACCGTTGACTACAGCTGTCTTTGAGCCAAGTTTCAACGTAATAGTCTTGCCACTTTTGCTAGCGGTAACCGTCTTCGTTCTTTGGTTCCAATTCACACTCGCATCCATCGCTTCAAAAATCGCTGCAAAAGGGACCAACACTCGGCCGTTCACTTTTACTGGTGCTTGATCCGTATACACTCTGCTGCCATCGACATTAATTTGAATAGTCGGGGCAGCCTCTACTTGCGCCTGATTCGAAAAAGAAAACAACATAATAAATGCAGCAAGCACGGTAAATTTCCTTTTCACTCGTTTCGTCCTCCCAGTTATCTTGGTTTGGGCAAAATAATTCTCCCTATAGTATAGAGTCCGAAAAGGAGGAAAATGTTTCATGTAATCGAGCCTAAAAGTACAATCTTAATGTTTTTTTAAGATTTGATCGTAGGATCGACTATTGTATACGCTTCCATTTTGTGTGGCGTATCCCCCTAGTCGTGGAATAATAATCAGAATAGTTGGGATTAAAAAGAAAATATAATAAAAATATCAAAATTTATTTTGGAAATGTATTGAAAAATGATGAAATATATAGTACCCTTACATCGTTGGTAAAATAAGTATTAGGAGTTAGGTAGGAGGTGAAAAAAATGGACAAGATGTGTATGCAAATGATGATGAATATGTGCATGGAAGAAATGATGTGCAAAATGAACAGCATGAAGATGATGATGGAATGTTGCAGCAAAACGGATATGAGCATGATGGACATGGGAATGGACATGGACATGATGATGAACAACATGCAAGCCTGCGATGAAATGATGACAATGATGATGCAAATGATGCGTGAAATGAAACAAGCTAGCATGTAATGGACAAACACACGAATAGCTGATCATAATTTACGTGTATAACGTTCCGTGGCCTTAATGCTTCGAGACAATCGCATAAACTTCATTTATTCCGGCAATCTGTAACATTGCCGAGAACCGTTTCATCGGGCAGAGCAGTTAACTGCATGCCCGTTTTTAATTTCTCGTTCTATACCTGAGAAACGAGAATGGAATCCATTCAAATCCCCTCATTTAAAGATTCTCGCTGAATCTGCTTCGTCACAGCTAACCGCTGCTGCTTCAACTCCCAAATTTGTTCGAACAATTGCCGCCTGTCATAAACGTCCTGACTCTCACGAATGTGTTGATATAACACCATTATCGTTTCGTTAATTTGGTCAAACTGATGCCACAGCATATTAACCACAGTCTGCTTCCACTCTTGCTGTATATAACATTTAGAATGGTTCAGCTCTTTCAGAACCTTCACAATGTGCTGCTTCCATTCATTATCCCCAATCGAGATCGCATAGTTCAATAAATCCAAATAGTCGTCATTCCGTCGGCCAATGAAATCTACAGCTTGCGTCATCGTTATCTCACCCTTATTTATCTATTTATCTGTGTATACATATCATTATAGTCGGATTTAAAACGAATGCAAGGGCTATTAGACTTAAAACTAATTTCTTTCCATATGAACGGAATTCAATCGGGAGGCTCTAATTTACGGATAGAAATTAACTCTAATGAGAGCAGTCCCCTACAATAACTGTCTTGTATGGTACGCTTATCCTCGATTCTAAGTTACTAGCTTTGAGATTTTTGATAAAAGTTTATTCCAAACGAAAAAGGTTGGTTCAGGCTCTGCTTGGAGATCAGAAAATAATGAAGTTGATTTTGTTGTATGGATCTAGTAAAACAGCATAAAACGAAATAATGTGTGTTTATAAATAGTGTTGCCTATACTCTCATAGGCAGCACTATTTTACTGCAAGCGGATGATAATTATTCATACAAGAACGGCTCTTCATTATGAAGAGCCTAGGCTGTCGAGAAAGCAAAGTTAGTTCTTAACGGTTGCCACAATGGCTATATCGCCAGATTTAGCTCATTTTGATTTCTAATGGTTATAGGTGAGCTTATTTCTCGAATTTCATTCAAAATCCAGCTGTTTTCATCGTAATAAGCGCCATCATAACCGTTACATATTGAATGGATTCATATTCGCTGAAATAACAACTGTGGCGACCGTTAAGAGAGGAGGCACCATGAATCAGCTGACCACCTACGGTTAGGGCACAAGGGCACAAGGGATCAACTGACTACCAACCGATAAGCGCGAAGCTACTTGCCGTTATCTCAATGAAGAGAAACCCTCCTCGTAAAAAACAGAGGTTTCTTGACAAGTTGGGGCTCTTCAATATGAAGAGCCTATTTCTTCTCACACTGATCATCGACTCTAGCGGCTCACATATTTCGCCCGATACTCGTCCACCAGCATCCCCATCAAGATCACATCATGATACTGATGATTGTAGTAGAGTGCTTGTCGGCGAACGCCCTCCCTGACAAAGCCTAGCTTCTCATATACGTGAGCCGCACGGGCATTATAAGCGAACACCTCTAGATCAATGCGCTGTAAATTTAACAAGCCAAATCCGTACTCAAGCATAAGCAACATCGCCTCCTGTCCATAGCCTTGTCCCTGATGTTCTTCATGGCTAATCGCAATACGAATGCCTGCTGAGCGATTAATGCCATCCATATCTTGAAGCGCAATGTCGCCAATGACCTCATCGGTTTCATTTAATGCGATTAATAATAGTACACTCGAACGATCGTGAGCTTTGCTATCTATGTAGTTGGCGATTTGCTCTTTTGTGTAATGTTTATGCGTACCTGTAAATTTTCTCGTTTCACTATCGTACAATTGTTCATAGTACAGCTCCGCATCTTCCCGATTCAGTGGACGTAAGTACACGTTTTCCCCTACCAAAAATCTACTCTGCTTCGTATTCATCATCGCAGCCCCCTTTTAGAATATGTACCTATCGTATGGAATAACTGTATACTTTCAAATAGACAGAATTACATAATATAAAAGGACAGATGGAGGATACATGACATGTTACTGGCCCCTTTGCTTGATGAACAGAGCACATCCCCCTATTACATCCAGTTATATGAGTATTTTAAACATGAAATCATCGCAGAAAATCTGACGGCAGGTACGCGCCTACCCTCATTGCGCAAGCTAGCGGAGCAGCTTAACATCAGCACAACCCCAATTGAACTCGCTTATCAACAGCTACTAGCAGAAGGATTTATCGAAAGCCGTGCAAAAAGCGGCTACTACGTGCAAGCTTTACACCCTATTTATCAACGAACAGACCATCACTGGGGACAAACGGGACAAATGAATCAAGCCGCCGCTCGCGCCATAACCGCGCGCGATCCCCATTACTACCGGTACGATTTTCATATCTCCAAAAATGATTTTTCCATTTTCCCTTATCGAATATGGAAAAACCTCTTGCAGGAGCACCTTGCCAATCCTCAACTACTTCAGTATGGAGATCCGCAAGGAGAGCCTGCGCTAAGACAAAGTATCGCGACGTATTTGCGACAATTCCGCGGATTGCGCTGCACCGCCGAGCAAGTCGTTATCGGCGCCGATCAGTACATATTGGCCTCCTTGTTGAGCCTATTGCTAAAAAATCATAGCGGCAATCGCATCGGGATTGAAGATCCTGGCTATCACTTGCTGCCGGCCACCTTTTTGAAGCATGGCTATGAGGTTGTGCCGATCCCGCTTCAGGAAGATGGATTATGCATCGACCATCTGTATAGTAGCAAGGCAAAAGTCGTCTACACGTCCCCGTCGCACCAGTTCCCGCGCGGCATTACGATGCCGATTCAGAAACGGATGCAGCTGTTAGAGTGGGCCAAGCAGACGGACGGCTTTATTATCGAAAATGATGATGACGGGGAGTTTCGCTATCACGGCAGGCCGATACCGTCCGTGCAGGGGATGGTGAAAGATGCGCCCGTCATTTATTTGGGCGGCTTTTCTCAAGTGATTGCACCCGCGTTGTGTATTCATTACATGGTGCTGCCGAAGTTTATGTTGTATGCGTATCATCAGCTGAAATGGGATTTGTATTTAGAGCATTCTGCTTCAAGATTGAATCAGATTGCCTTGCATCATTTTTTTGAAAAAGGTTACTTTGATAAACACTTGCGAAAAATGCGGCTGCTATACCGCAGGAAGCATGACCAAATGATCCAATCCATTCAGCAGCATATGGGTGATCGGGCGGTTGTGACAGGTAAGGATGCTGGATTTCATCTTATGTTAAAAATCGAACATGAGCGTTCCGAAGCGGAACTTGTTCAGCTTGCCAAAGAGGCTGGGGTACGTATCGCTCCGATGTCGTTTACATGGTGGGGCAAGGACAAGTGTGACGAACATGGAATTGTACCTAAAGTTCATGAATTTATCGTCGGCTTTGGCGGGATTGATGAGGATAACATCGATGACGGAATACGAACATTAAAGGAAGTATGGTTTGATTGAAACGACCATTGGGCAGATTACCATGTGAAAAGGACGTAAAAAAGGAGCCGATACGTGTAGTCCAATCACTTGGATGTACTACACGTATCGACTCCCTCTATATACAGCTATCGCCTAAGAGTGCGAAAGAGAAAATCCTTCTTCTGCAAGGTACTCAGCCGCTTCTTCATAATATTCAAATATCGTATCCAAGTTCTCGCCTGCGTAAATATACCACATTTGATCCTCGTCATCTAAGTAAAGATCAAGCACATGATTGTTCTCATCCGTCCAGCGCTCTTTATGAGTCTGTCCCAGCATTACCGATTCCGACTGTCCAGACTGTCCAGACTGTTCAGCTTGCTCAGCTTGCTCAGCCTGTTCAGACTGTCCTGCTTGCGTGGACAAATCAGCTTCGTTAGTCGCCAAAGAACGTATCGAACGCTCAATAATGGACTTCAACTCTTCCGCTGAAAATTCACGAATGTTCACAAACCCTTTATCGTCCGTATCATAATCGTCCAAATGACCTGCGTACACAAATCCATTACCGTTCGGATGCAAATGGTACACGACGATCTTTTTATCGTAAGCGCTCTCCTCAAAATGGTAATTGAGGCGTCCAAGCGACACTTTCTTCTGTTCTAATTCAGGAAATGCGTCCACAATAGCGGACTTTTCTGCAAAACTAAGCATATCCGTTCCTCCATA harbors:
- a CDS encoding copper amine oxidase N-terminal domain-containing protein, which produces MKRKFTVLAAFIMLFSFSNQAQVEAAPTIQINVDGSRVYTDQAPVKVNGRVLVPFAAIFEAMDASVNWNQRTKTVTASKSGKTITLKLGSKTAVVNGRTVKLDVPAQTKRGRTLVPIRFVSESMGARVWMQSNTVYVTTPSDHSSGGSGGNNGGYKPPTDHYDNFTSVTSVNAHVSGNKGDGRDISVNFSRASNESSVSQYRVMVVKSEKASNFFTSTARSVSYSNYTSVYKNGSDHSLSLTSSTRDVDGDLLRANQSYKVFVLTDGTNGRNYGLSNPSQTISLTEGSSVLGVSNIQASDRSDYGDGRDVWVSFSKAQQEDQLSNYRIMLVKSSDAHRFDLSAANAVSSSNYSILNKNGNSTMSTTLSSSARDTSGSYIQGGVTYQVFILSVSNSSSQYSNKLTQGPTFTLSHSIGVPTISKVEDVSNHGDGRDLQVHFSRPSDESKISYYRVFVVRQRDASNFNLSDANNASSSRYYDVSKSGYSDYKVTLSSSTQDTQGHSIRNGENYQVFVMAVSNDRNNNSNTLSTASHSITLSQNNSSTNAPTYVTARDIADYGDGRDLEVSFNRSSDESNIRNYRIMVVKSWRSGNFNLSDANNVSSGNFTEVDRRYSHNNSYYTTTLSASTRDTDGNLIRAGETYQVFVLAMGYNNYSNGLSSASSSIQLSGHSNTGTATNVHVRDIHDYNNASDLEVSFQKAANESNISHYRVMLVKSWNANQFNLTDAERAHSLNYTYVNKTGSDIRVTLRADARDVDGHEIRSGVKYKAFVLSMGDSYSSSRNALSSSSNEVELTGHSTVGAVTNVAAYTVSNYGTARDIEVTFNAAPNESNVAEYRVMVVRSDQPFQLSEANGVYSGNYTSVSRQGNGNSVRYPLSDSTRDVRGNHIVSGVSYRVFVLTVADGRGSQNVLSASSREFTLNGHATQSASNVRAESDRNSSSARVYFEKPSNQNNIAYYTVMVVPSGTNFTLEEANRVSSNGYKVVNTSGDSLTILYTSDNDIYGRAITTGTVYKAYVLSKGYQDGTSVLSASSNEFAL
- a CDS encoding GNAT family N-acetyltransferase; amino-acid sequence: MNTKQSRFLVGENVYLRPLNREDAELYYEQLYDSETRKFTGTHKHYTKEQIANYIDSKAHDRSSVLLLIALNETDEVIGDIALQDMDGINRSAGIRIAISHEEHQGQGYGQEAMLLMLEYGFGLLNLQRIDLEVFAYNARAAHVYEKLGFVREGVRRQALYYNHQYHDVILMGMLVDEYRAKYVSR
- the pdxR gene encoding MocR-like pyridoxine biosynthesis transcription factor PdxR, giving the protein MLLAPLLDEQSTSPYYIQLYEYFKHEIIAENLTAGTRLPSLRKLAEQLNISTTPIELAYQQLLAEGFIESRAKSGYYVQALHPIYQRTDHHWGQTGQMNQAAARAITARDPHYYRYDFHISKNDFSIFPYRIWKNLLQEHLANPQLLQYGDPQGEPALRQSIATYLRQFRGLRCTAEQVVIGADQYILASLLSLLLKNHSGNRIGIEDPGYHLLPATFLKHGYEVVPIPLQEDGLCIDHLYSSKAKVVYTSPSHQFPRGITMPIQKRMQLLEWAKQTDGFIIENDDDGEFRYHGRPIPSVQGMVKDAPVIYLGGFSQVIAPALCIHYMVLPKFMLYAYHQLKWDLYLEHSASRLNQIALHHFFEKGYFDKHLRKMRLLYRRKHDQMIQSIQQHMGDRAVVTGKDAGFHLMLKIEHERSEAELVQLAKEAGVRIAPMSFTWWGKDKCDEHGIVPKVHEFIVGFGGIDEDNIDDGIRTLKEVWFD